In Picosynechococcus sp. PCC 7002, the following are encoded in one genomic region:
- a CDS encoding F0F1 ATP synthase subunit gamma has protein sequence MPNLKGIRDRIQSVKNTKKITEAMRLVAAAKVRRAQEQVTSTRPFANTLLQVLYSLKSRLRLEEADLPLLKQREVKCVGLLVITGDRGLCGGYNANIIRKAERRAKELAAAGINYKFVLVGRKAVQYFQNRQAPVAKTYAGLEQIPSAAEASDIADELLSLFLSEEVDKIELIYTRFVSLISSQPVVQTLLPLVPEALTNPDDETFNLITRGGKFQVEREKVATEVKELPADMIFEQDPKDILNALLPLYLSNQLLRALQEGAASELAARMTAMNNASDNASDLMKTLTLSYNKARQAAITQELSEVVAGANAL, from the coding sequence ATGCCAAACCTAAAGGGGATTCGCGACCGGATTCAATCCGTCAAAAATACCAAGAAAATTACCGAAGCGATGCGTCTGGTGGCCGCGGCAAAAGTACGTCGTGCCCAAGAACAGGTGACTTCCACCCGTCCCTTTGCTAACACCCTCTTGCAGGTACTCTATAGCCTCAAGAGTCGTCTCCGCCTTGAAGAAGCAGATTTGCCTCTCCTCAAGCAACGGGAAGTAAAGTGTGTCGGTCTGTTGGTTATCACCGGCGATCGCGGCCTGTGCGGTGGCTACAACGCCAACATTATCCGCAAAGCCGAACGAAGAGCAAAAGAATTAGCCGCAGCCGGTATCAACTATAAGTTTGTGCTGGTGGGCCGTAAAGCGGTGCAATATTTCCAGAATCGCCAAGCCCCCGTTGCTAAAACCTATGCTGGTTTAGAACAAATTCCTTCAGCAGCAGAAGCGTCGGACATTGCCGATGAATTGCTCTCTTTGTTCCTCTCAGAAGAGGTGGACAAAATTGAACTGATTTACACACGCTTTGTGTCTTTGATTAGTTCCCAGCCCGTTGTGCAAACCCTGTTGCCTTTGGTACCTGAAGCGCTCACCAATCCTGACGACGAAACTTTCAACCTGATTACTCGCGGTGGTAAGTTCCAAGTCGAACGGGAAAAGGTAGCGACAGAAGTTAAGGAACTGCCTGCAGATATGATCTTTGAACAGGATCCGAAGGACATTTTGAACGCTTTGTTGCCGCTATATCTCAGTAACCAACTACTGCGGGCGCTCCAGGAAGGAGCAGCGAGTGAGTTGGCAGCGCGGATGACGGCGATGAACAATGCCAGTGACAACGCTTCTGATCTGATGAAAACCCTGACATTGTCCTATAACAAGGCCCGTCAGGCTGCCATTACCCAGGAACTGTCAGAAGTCGTAGCCGGTGCAAATGCACTCTAA
- the atpA gene encoding F0F1 ATP synthase subunit alpha produces the protein MISIRPDEISSIIRQQIESYDQKVQVDNVGTVLQVGDGIARIYGLEQAMAGELLEFEDGTVGIALNLEEDNVGAVLMGDGRDIQEGSSVKSTGRIAEIPVGEAIVGRVVDALARPIDGKGDIDATDTRLIEFMAPGIIARRSVHEPMQTGITAIDAMIPVGRGQRELIIGDRQTGKTAVAVDTIINQKGEDVICVYVAVGQKASTVAQVVSTLESKGALDYTVVVAANANDPATLQYLAPYTGAAIAEHFMYQGKATLVVYDDLTKQAQAYRQMSLLLRRPPGREAYPGDVFYLHSRLLERAAKLSDELGGGSMTALPIIETQAGDVSAYIPTNVISITDGQIFLSSDLFNAGFRPAINAGISVSRVGSAAQTKAMKKVAGKLKLELAQFAELEAFAQFASDLDAATQNQLARGQRLRQILKQPQNSPLSVAEQVAIVYAGLNGYLDEIPVDRVVEFTTGLRQYLATSKARYGEIIANDKVLSEEAENLLKEAIAEHKQSFAAAA, from the coding sequence ATGATTAGTATCAGACCCGACGAAATTAGTAGCATTATTCGTCAACAAATTGAGTCCTACGACCAAAAAGTTCAAGTCGATAACGTCGGCACCGTACTTCAAGTCGGTGATGGGATTGCTCGGATCTATGGTCTTGAGCAGGCCATGGCCGGTGAATTGCTTGAGTTTGAAGATGGCACCGTAGGGATCGCCCTCAACCTTGAAGAAGACAACGTCGGTGCCGTATTGATGGGCGACGGTCGTGACATTCAAGAAGGCAGTAGTGTGAAGTCCACTGGCCGGATTGCCGAAATCCCCGTCGGTGAAGCCATCGTTGGCCGTGTTGTCGATGCACTTGCTCGTCCTATCGATGGAAAAGGCGACATTGACGCCACCGATACCCGCCTCATCGAATTCATGGCCCCTGGGATTATTGCCCGTCGCTCTGTCCATGAACCGATGCAGACTGGGATTACCGCAATTGACGCGATGATTCCCGTCGGTCGGGGTCAGCGGGAATTAATCATTGGTGACCGTCAAACTGGTAAAACTGCCGTTGCGGTTGACACAATCATCAACCAGAAGGGTGAAGATGTAATTTGTGTGTACGTGGCCGTTGGTCAAAAGGCGTCCACCGTTGCTCAAGTTGTTTCGACCCTCGAATCTAAGGGCGCTTTAGATTACACCGTCGTTGTTGCTGCGAATGCTAACGATCCGGCAACTCTCCAGTACCTTGCTCCCTACACTGGTGCGGCGATCGCCGAGCACTTCATGTACCAAGGTAAGGCAACCCTCGTTGTGTACGATGACCTTACCAAGCAAGCCCAAGCGTACCGCCAAATGTCCTTGCTGCTCCGTCGTCCCCCCGGACGTGAAGCATATCCCGGTGACGTTTTCTACTTGCACTCTCGCCTGTTAGAACGGGCGGCAAAACTTAGCGATGAGCTCGGTGGTGGTAGCATGACCGCTCTGCCGATCATTGAAACCCAAGCCGGTGACGTTTCTGCTTACATTCCCACCAACGTTATTTCGATTACCGACGGTCAAATTTTCTTGTCTTCTGACCTGTTCAACGCGGGTTTCCGGCCGGCAATCAACGCGGGTATCTCTGTATCCCGGGTTGGTTCTGCGGCTCAAACCAAAGCAATGAAAAAAGTTGCCGGTAAGCTGAAGTTGGAATTGGCCCAGTTCGCAGAACTCGAAGCCTTTGCTCAATTCGCTTCTGACCTAGATGCAGCAACCCAAAACCAGTTGGCTCGGGGTCAGCGTCTGCGTCAGATCCTCAAGCAGCCCCAAAACTCTCCCCTCTCCGTTGCGGAGCAGGTGGCAATTGTTTACGCAGGTTTGAACGGCTATCTCGACGAGATTCCTGTAGATAGAGTGGTTGAGTTTACCACTGGCCTCCGTCAGTACCTCGCCACCAGCAAAGCTCGGTACGGTGAAATCATTGCCAACGATAAGGTGCTCTCTGAAGAAGCAGAGAACCTCCTCAAAGAGGCGATCGCCGAGCACAAGCAAAGTTTCGCCGCTGCGGCCTAA
- a CDS encoding DUF2231 domain-containing protein, whose product MFDNLLPPLNEHNLPYPDTIHPIVVHFVIAMVLFAFFCDVLGYFSRNSKLYEVSWWNMFVATVSIFIAIIFGQIEAGLAIAYDAVEPVLNLHTIIGWSLSGIIAALTGWRYVIRSKNPETLPMSYLGMGAILTGIVFFQVYLGDKLVWVYGLHTTEIVQAAKEGLL is encoded by the coding sequence ATGTTTGATAATCTTCTTCCCCCCCTCAACGAGCATAATCTGCCCTATCCCGACACAATTCACCCGATTGTGGTGCATTTTGTGATTGCGATGGTGTTATTTGCTTTTTTCTGTGATGTGCTTGGCTATTTCAGCCGCAACAGCAAACTCTATGAAGTGAGCTGGTGGAATATGTTCGTCGCCACGGTTTCGATTTTTATTGCCATTATCTTCGGACAAATCGAAGCAGGTTTGGCGATCGCCTACGATGCCGTTGAACCCGTGCTCAATCTCCACACGATCATTGGTTGGTCTTTGTCGGGGATTATCGCGGCCTTGACTGGTTGGCGCTACGTGATTCGCTCTAAAAACCCGGAAACCTTGCCGATGTCCTATCTGGGCATGGGAGCCATTTTGACGGGAATTGTTTTTTTCCAGGTTTATCTCGGCGATAAATTGGTCTGGGTTTATGGACTCCACACCACAGAGATTGTCCAAGCAGCGAAAGAGGGACTTTTATAA
- a CDS encoding cytochrome c oxidase subunit II, translating into MKLKTIISLSAIALLLGVFSYWVGQWSYSWLPPQASVESQLVDRLFSTLVAIGTFILFGVAGTMTYSILFHRAGRYDTSDGPPIEGNVTLEIVWTTIPFLIVIYLAYFSYQTYREMNIQAPGHMHQEALVTNVSTGKTTMAMPVTNVEVTAKQWAWIFHYPEKNVTSTELHLPVNQRAHFILRSPDVIHGFFIPAFRVKQDVIPFEDTDFEFTPIKTGKYRIRDSQFSGTYFAAMQADVVVESQEDYQTWLNQAARQPPTPAPNQAVSEYARRQQKEDRAAWKTVPPAPPPVVNYHP; encoded by the coding sequence ATGAAATTAAAAACAATTATTTCACTTTCGGCGATCGCCCTACTTTTGGGGGTATTTAGCTATTGGGTCGGGCAATGGTCTTACAGTTGGTTGCCGCCCCAGGCTTCCGTGGAATCCCAACTGGTGGATCGGCTCTTTAGCACCCTGGTGGCGATCGGCACATTTATCCTGTTTGGCGTTGCCGGCACGATGACCTACTCGATCCTCTTCCACCGGGCAGGACGCTACGACACCAGCGATGGCCCCCCCATCGAAGGCAATGTCACCCTAGAAATCGTTTGGACAACAATCCCCTTCTTGATCGTCATTTATCTGGCCTATTTCAGCTATCAAACCTACCGCGAGATGAATATTCAAGCTCCGGGACATATGCACCAAGAGGCTTTAGTGACCAATGTTTCTACAGGGAAAACCACCATGGCTATGCCCGTCACCAATGTGGAAGTCACTGCCAAGCAATGGGCCTGGATTTTCCATTACCCCGAAAAAAATGTCACCAGCACCGAACTCCATCTCCCGGTAAACCAACGCGCCCACTTCATTCTGCGATCGCCCGATGTGATCCATGGCTTTTTTATCCCCGCCTTCCGGGTGAAGCAGGACGTGATCCCCTTTGAAGATACGGACTTTGAATTTACACCGATCAAAACAGGGAAATATCGGATTCGTGATTCCCAATTTAGCGGCACCTATTTCGCAGCGATGCAAGCCGATGTAGTGGTGGAATCCCAGGAAGACTACCAAACCTGGTTAAACCAAGCAGCCCGCCAACCCCCCACTCCTGCCCCTAACCAAGCCGTCAGTGAATACGCCCGCCGTCAGCAGAAAGAAGATCGTGCTGCCTGGAAAACCGTGCCCCCTGCGCCGCCACCCGTGGTGAATTATCATCCCTGA
- the psb29 gene encoding photosystem II biogenesis protein Psp29 has protein sequence MSQVRTVSDTKRDFYTHHTRPINSIFRRVVEELLVEMHLLSVNADFRYDPFYALGVVTSFERFMQGYRPEADKVSIFQSMCQAIGGDANRYKEDAMALVELAKRCSGTQLIECFRQDVPPEGAQELWEKIEAIAKNDHFKYSRLFAIGVYTFLGESEPQLLEDTEKRDEMLTTVTAGLNLPEEKMKKDLDLYRSNLEKMNQVLEVLEDALAVERQRREKAEAEAKAKTAEATVATETNDEQDEQKETSESGSDA, from the coding sequence GTGAGTCAAGTTCGCACCGTTTCCGATACGAAGCGTGATTTTTATACACACCATACTCGGCCAATTAATTCGATTTTTCGGCGCGTCGTCGAAGAACTTTTGGTCGAAATGCATTTACTGTCGGTAAACGCCGATTTTCGCTACGATCCTTTCTATGCGCTGGGCGTCGTCACTTCCTTTGAGCGCTTTATGCAAGGCTATCGCCCAGAGGCGGATAAAGTTTCTATTTTCCAAAGCATGTGCCAAGCGATTGGGGGCGACGCCAACCGTTACAAAGAAGATGCAATGGCCCTGGTTGAACTGGCAAAACGTTGTTCTGGGACGCAACTAATTGAGTGCTTCCGGCAAGATGTTCCCCCCGAAGGTGCCCAGGAATTATGGGAAAAAATTGAGGCGATCGCCAAAAATGATCACTTCAAATATAGTCGGTTGTTTGCCATTGGCGTCTATACTTTTTTGGGTGAATCAGAGCCACAACTCCTTGAGGACACCGAGAAGCGCGATGAAATGCTGACCACGGTCACCGCAGGTCTGAATCTCCCTGAGGAGAAAATGAAAAAAGACTTAGATCTTTATCGCAGCAATCTCGAAAAAATGAATCAAGTTCTAGAGGTTTTAGAAGATGCCCTCGCCGTAGAACGGCAACGTCGAGAAAAGGCAGAAGCAGAGGCGAAGGCCAAAACAGCAGAAGCCACCGTAGCGACTGAAACCAACGACGAACAAGACGAACAAAAAGAAACCAGTGAATCCGGCTCCGATGCTTAG
- a CDS encoding GMC oxidoreductase, with amino-acid sequence MIIDDQIYDVIVVGTGAGGGTIARKLADAGKKVLVLEQGQFSEKESSELTEVEVFKKEQYHAPEQWYDQHGEPFPPQTSYCVGGNTKIYSGVLMRLREKDFEAVEHKDGISPEWGLKYADFEPYYTEAEKLYQVHGQVGDDATEPSRSQDYGFPPVERLPQLDAINQRFKDYGLHPNYLPIGIGQEGRTDSEDTGISPAIRAGDRLTLKTGAQVTSIHTDPSGKIVKGVQAVIQNQAFLFVGDIVVLACGAINSAALLLKSANAKHENGLGNSSGLVGRNLMKQLMTVIVEQEPTLKDGLFQRSLYVNDFYWGDQDFPYPMGHVQDSGGILQDVIFSESPPLISVAAKFLPKFGLKQLATRSLGWWLQTEDLPNPDNRVWLKNNKVHLNYTENNLEAHDRLLYRWQQILKAVDKEFKGTHPYARMPISVVAHQCGTCRFGTDPTASVLNLDCRLHDLENLYVVDSSFFPSSSATSPMLTVIANALRVGDRLLEILR; translated from the coding sequence ATGATTATTGATGACCAAATTTATGACGTAATCGTTGTCGGAACTGGGGCAGGCGGTGGCACGATCGCCCGAAAACTGGCGGATGCTGGCAAGAAAGTTTTGGTGCTAGAACAGGGGCAATTTTCCGAGAAGGAAAGCTCTGAATTAACCGAAGTCGAAGTTTTTAAAAAAGAGCAATACCACGCCCCGGAACAGTGGTACGACCAGCACGGTGAGCCATTTCCTCCCCAAACCAGTTATTGCGTTGGCGGCAACACTAAAATCTATAGCGGCGTGTTGATGCGGCTCCGGGAAAAGGATTTTGAAGCGGTGGAACACAAAGATGGCATTTCCCCAGAGTGGGGGTTAAAGTACGCCGATTTTGAACCCTATTACACCGAAGCAGAAAAGTTATACCAGGTGCATGGGCAAGTCGGGGATGATGCCACGGAACCCTCTCGGAGTCAGGATTATGGCTTTCCCCCGGTCGAAAGGTTGCCCCAACTCGATGCAATTAATCAGCGTTTTAAAGATTATGGTTTGCACCCGAACTATCTCCCCATCGGCATCGGGCAGGAAGGGCGTACGGACTCGGAGGATACGGGGATTAGTCCCGCTATCCGCGCAGGCGATCGCCTAACTTTGAAAACGGGGGCGCAGGTCACCTCCATCCACACCGACCCCTCCGGCAAAATCGTGAAGGGGGTGCAGGCGGTCATCCAAAACCAAGCCTTTTTGTTTGTGGGGGACATCGTGGTGTTAGCGTGCGGCGCGATTAACTCAGCGGCATTACTCCTCAAATCAGCGAACGCCAAACATGAAAACGGTTTAGGCAATAGTTCCGGGCTGGTCGGTCGCAACCTGATGAAGCAATTGATGACGGTCATCGTGGAGCAGGAACCCACCCTCAAAGATGGTCTTTTCCAGCGATCGCTCTACGTGAATGATTTCTATTGGGGCGACCAAGATTTTCCCTATCCCATGGGTCATGTGCAGGATTCTGGCGGCATTTTACAGGATGTTATTTTCTCCGAATCGCCCCCTTTAATATCCGTGGCAGCGAAGTTCTTACCGAAATTTGGGCTAAAACAATTGGCGACCCGCTCCCTGGGTTGGTGGCTGCAAACGGAGGATTTACCGAATCCCGACAACCGTGTGTGGCTGAAAAATAATAAAGTTCACCTCAACTACACCGAGAATAACCTCGAAGCCCACGACCGCCTGTTATACCGTTGGCAGCAGATTCTTAAGGCGGTGGACAAGGAATTTAAAGGAACCCATCCCTACGCTCGGATGCCCATTTCCGTCGTCGCCCACCAGTGCGGAACCTGTCGCTTTGGCACAGACCCCACGGCATCCGTGCTCAATCTGGATTGTCGCCTCCATGACCTCGAAAATCTCTACGTCGTGGATAGTAGTTTTTTCCCGTCCAGTAGCGCCACCAGTCCCATGTTGACGGTCATTGCCAATGCCCTCCGGGTCGGCGATCGCCTGTTAGAAATCCTTAGATAA
- the cimA gene encoding citramalate synthase has translation MVSPQNPVQIYDTTLRDGCQREGLALSLEDKVRIAQHLDRLGIPFIEGGWPGANPKDEQFFLHLREYPLQQAKIVAFCSTRRPHSAVETDSLLQASLRAQTHWITLFGKSWDLHVTLGLGTTLAENCAMIRESLAYLKSQNRRVIYDAEHWFDGYQQNPEYALKTLEAAIQGGAEYLVLCDTNGGTLPQGIMASLQDIQRAFPDLKIPLGIHTHNDSGMAVANAVMAVQAGATMVQGTINGYGERCGNANLCTLIPTLQLKLNQPCLAPEKLQQLTSTSRLISEIVNLAPDDHAPYVGRSAFAHKGGIHVSAVQKNALTYEHINPQTVGNERRIVVSEQAGLSNILAKAKSFGIALEKTDLASRTILQKLKNLEHEGYQFEAAEASFQLLIRSALGHRQEFFKLRGFHVNCDVGETQSTAIATIKLEVNGKNLLEAAEGNGPVSALDQALRKVLTKFYPEIAEFQLTDYKVRILDGAAGTGAKTRVLVESSDGLERWTTVGVSANILEASYRAVVEGIEYGLLRRSPYPSVPLPVATL, from the coding sequence ATGGTTTCTCCCCAAAACCCAGTTCAGATCTACGACACCACCCTCCGCGATGGTTGTCAGCGGGAAGGGCTTGCCCTCTCCCTCGAAGATAAAGTCCGCATCGCCCAACACCTCGATCGCCTCGGCATTCCTTTTATTGAAGGGGGCTGGCCAGGGGCAAATCCCAAGGATGAACAATTTTTTCTACATCTCCGGGAATATCCACTCCAGCAGGCGAAAATTGTCGCCTTTTGTTCAACACGACGTCCCCATTCCGCCGTCGAAACGGACTCTTTACTCCAGGCATCCCTCCGGGCGCAAACCCACTGGATTACTCTTTTTGGCAAATCTTGGGATCTCCATGTCACCCTTGGTTTAGGCACTACTTTGGCAGAAAATTGCGCGATGATCCGGGAGAGCCTCGCCTATCTAAAATCCCAAAATCGGCGGGTAATTTATGATGCCGAACATTGGTTTGATGGCTACCAACAAAACCCCGAATATGCCCTCAAGACCCTCGAAGCAGCGATCCAAGGGGGAGCCGAATATCTAGTTTTGTGCGATACCAACGGCGGCACATTGCCCCAAGGAATTATGGCCAGTCTCCAGGATATTCAACGGGCATTTCCGGATCTCAAGATTCCCCTCGGCATCCACACCCACAACGATTCGGGGATGGCGGTGGCCAATGCAGTAATGGCCGTGCAAGCCGGAGCCACCATGGTCCAGGGCACCATCAATGGCTATGGAGAACGGTGTGGTAATGCCAATTTATGCACGTTAATTCCCACCCTGCAACTGAAGTTAAATCAGCCTTGTCTCGCACCGGAAAAACTACAACAGCTCACCAGTACAAGCCGCTTAATCAGTGAAATTGTCAATTTAGCTCCCGATGACCATGCGCCCTATGTGGGCCGTTCGGCTTTTGCCCATAAGGGAGGAATTCATGTCTCAGCAGTGCAAAAAAATGCCCTCACCTATGAACACATCAATCCGCAAACGGTGGGCAATGAGCGGCGTATTGTTGTGTCAGAACAGGCGGGATTAAGCAATATTTTGGCTAAAGCGAAAAGCTTCGGCATTGCCCTAGAGAAAACGGATCTGGCTAGTCGGACGATCCTGCAAAAATTAAAGAATTTGGAGCATGAAGGCTACCAATTTGAGGCGGCAGAGGCGAGTTTTCAGTTGTTAATCCGTTCGGCATTGGGGCATCGGCAGGAATTTTTCAAGCTGCGGGGATTCCATGTGAATTGTGATGTGGGAGAAACTCAAAGTACGGCGATCGCCACGATCAAGTTAGAAGTGAACGGGAAAAATTTGCTCGAGGCAGCAGAGGGGAACGGCCCCGTTTCGGCCTTGGATCAGGCTCTGCGGAAGGTGTTGACGAAATTTTACCCAGAAATTGCCGAGTTTCAATTGACGGATTATAAAGTGCGAATTTTGGATGGGGCAGCGGGCACTGGTGCAAAAACCAGGGTTTTGGTGGAATCAAGTGATGGCCTGGAACGGTGGACGACGGTGGGCGTATCAGCCAATATTCTTGAGGCATCCTATCGGGCTGTGGTCGAGGGTATTGAGTATGGTCTGTTGCGGCGATCGCCTTATCCCTCTGTGCCTTTACCTGTGGCAACCCTGTGA
- a CDS encoding cytochrome c oxidase subunit 3 — translation MTAINETPISATSHGHGEEDHRLFGFIVFLLSESVIFISFFVGYIVYKLSPTDWLPPGVEGLEIHDPAINTVVLVSSSGVIYLAERFLHKENLWGFRFFWLLTMAMGSYFLYGQAVEWQSLEFEFTSGVYGGIFYLLTGFHGLHVLTGVLLQGVMLGRSFLPNNYAGGQYGVEATSWFWHFVDVIWIILFGLIYLWQ, via the coding sequence ATGACTGCCATCAATGAAACCCCGATCTCGGCAACAAGCCACGGACATGGAGAAGAGGATCATCGCCTGTTTGGATTTATTGTCTTTTTGCTCTCAGAAAGTGTGATTTTTATCAGCTTTTTTGTGGGTTATATCGTCTATAAACTCTCGCCAACGGATTGGTTACCGCCGGGGGTGGAGGGTTTAGAAATCCATGATCCGGCGATTAATACGGTGGTGCTGGTTTCGAGTAGTGGTGTGATCTATCTGGCGGAGCGGTTTCTGCATAAAGAAAATCTCTGGGGCTTCCGTTTTTTCTGGCTGCTCACAATGGCAATGGGGAGTTATTTTCTCTATGGTCAGGCGGTGGAATGGCAGAGTTTAGAGTTTGAGTTTACGTCGGGGGTCTATGGGGGAATTTTCTATCTGCTGACGGGGTTTCACGGGTTGCATGTCCTGACGGGGGTCTTGCTGCAAGGGGTAATGCTTGGTCGATCTTTCCTGCCAAATAACTACGCTGGTGGACAGTATGGCGTGGAGGCAACGTCGTGGTTTTGGCACTTCGTGGATGTGATTTGGATTATTCTTTTCGGGCTGATTTATCTCTGGCAATAA
- a CDS encoding DUF2231 domain-containing protein produces the protein MYSDLIHQLDLGANGLPYSIPIHPNLVHLTLGLFIIGIAFDIVGVFFTFERPIFKYLAIPATRSNFFDVGWYNMVAASIITFFTVAAGFYEMLLMDAPSEVKSAWNFTAIDTMIWHGIGGVLLLALIVGMTVWRGFQRYVWRSDRSRQVQWWYLLAGLVIMFVMYIHGTLGAQLAAEFGAHNTAGHLLRLGEDPNVLLR, from the coding sequence ATGTATTCTGATCTGATCCATCAACTCGATTTGGGGGCAAACGGCTTACCCTACAGCATTCCCATTCACCCGAATCTGGTGCATCTGACCCTGGGGCTGTTCATCATTGGCATTGCTTTCGATATTGTCGGTGTATTTTTTACTTTTGAGCGTCCCATTTTTAAATATCTGGCGATCCCGGCCACCCGCTCTAATTTCTTTGATGTGGGCTGGTACAACATGGTAGCGGCGTCAATCATTACCTTTTTTACGGTGGCGGCAGGTTTCTACGAAATGCTGTTGATGGATGCCCCGTCTGAGGTAAAAAGTGCCTGGAATTTTACTGCGATAGATACGATGATTTGGCACGGCATCGGCGGCGTGCTGTTACTGGCGTTAATCGTTGGCATGACCGTTTGGCGAGGCTTTCAGCGCTATGTCTGGCGCAGCGATCGCAGTCGGCAGGTGCAGTGGTGGTATCTGCTGGCGGGACTGGTCATTATGTTTGTAATGTATATCCACGGAACCCTCGGCGCTCAGTTGGCAGCGGAATTTGGGGCGCACAATACGGCGGGTCATCTGCTCCGGCTCGGTGAAGATCCCAATGTGCTGTTGCGGTAG
- the ctaD gene encoding cytochrome c oxidase subunit I, translating to MTQAPPEALTNEGQPLTNLPNWRTFFSFSTDHKVIGLQYIVTSFFFFLVAGIFAMIMRGELITPEPDLVDRTVYNALFTMHGSIMLFGWTFPVLAGFANYLVPLMIGAQDMAFPRLNAIAFWMVPVFGSLLVLSFLAPGGPAQAGWWSYPPVSIQNPAGVLLNGEFLWLVSVALSGISSILGAVNIVTTIVQMRCPGMGWFKTPAFVWTVLAAQIIQLFGLPALTAGAVMLLFDLTVGTTFFDASQGGSPVLYQHFFWFYSHPAVYVMVLPVFGFFSELFPVYARKPLFGYKVVVVSSMIIVVLSAVVWVHHMFASGTPPWMRMLFMFSTMLISVPTGIKVFAWVATLWGGKLRLDTPMLFAMGGLINFVFAGITGIMLASVPVDIHVNNTYFVVGHFHYVIYGAIVFGIYGAVYHWFPKMTGKMYYEGLGKLHFWLTMIGTTLNFLPMHPVGLMGMPRRVASYDPEFAFWNVIASIGGFILGMSTIPFLLNMIASWINGDRAPANPWRAIGLEWLVPSPPEHENFEELPIVIAEPYGYGKSEPLTENLGG from the coding sequence ATGACCCAAGCTCCCCCAGAAGCCCTGACCAACGAGGGACAACCCCTCACCAACCTGCCCAACTGGCGAACCTTTTTTTCCTTTAGTACCGACCACAAAGTAATCGGACTGCAATACATTGTCACGTCCTTTTTCTTTTTCCTCGTCGCCGGAATTTTCGCGATGATCATGCGGGGGGAACTAATCACCCCAGAGCCGGATCTCGTAGATCGCACCGTTTACAATGCCCTGTTTACGATGCACGGCAGCATAATGCTGTTTGGCTGGACATTTCCGGTATTGGCAGGTTTCGCGAATTACCTCGTTCCCCTGATGATCGGGGCACAGGATATGGCATTCCCTCGACTAAATGCGATCGCCTTTTGGATGGTTCCGGTGTTTGGGTCGCTGTTGGTGCTGAGTTTCCTGGCTCCGGGGGGACCTGCCCAGGCGGGTTGGTGGTCTTATCCTCCGGTGAGTATCCAGAATCCAGCGGGCGTTTTGCTTAATGGGGAATTTCTCTGGTTGGTTTCCGTGGCGCTATCGGGAATTTCCTCGATCCTGGGGGCGGTGAATATTGTCACGACCATTGTGCAGATGCGTTGTCCGGGGATGGGCTGGTTTAAGACCCCGGCATTTGTTTGGACGGTGCTAGCGGCTCAAATTATTCAGCTTTTTGGGTTGCCCGCTTTAACTGCTGGGGCGGTGATGTTGCTCTTCGATCTCACGGTGGGCACAACCTTTTTCGATGCCTCCCAGGGGGGCAGTCCGGTGCTGTACCAGCACTTTTTCTGGTTCTATTCTCACCCGGCGGTGTACGTGATGGTGTTGCCGGTGTTTGGCTTTTTCTCGGAATTATTTCCCGTTTACGCCCGCAAGCCCCTGTTTGGCTACAAGGTGGTTGTCGTTTCCTCGATGATTATTGTTGTCCTTAGTGCGGTGGTCTGGGTTCACCATATGTTCGCGAGTGGGACACCTCCCTGGATGCGGATGTTGTTTATGTTCTCGACGATGCTGATCTCGGTGCCGACGGGGATTAAAGTGTTTGCCTGGGTGGCGACCCTCTGGGGTGGAAAATTGCGCCTGGATACGCCGATGCTCTTTGCGATGGGGGGTCTGATTAACTTCGTTTTTGCAGGAATCACGGGGATTATGTTGGCATCGGTTCCGGTGGATATCCATGTGAACAACACCTATTTTGTGGTGGGGCATTTCCACTATGTGATCTACGGGGCGATCGTCTTTGGGATCTATGGGGCGGTGTACCACTGGTTCCCGAAAATGACAGGCAAGATGTACTACGAGGGTCTGGGGAAACTGCATTTCTGGTTGACGATGATCGGCACAACTTTGAATTTTCTGCCGATGCACCCGGTGGGGTTGATGGGAATGCCCCGGCGGGTTGCGTCCTATGATCCGGAGTTTGCGTTCTGGAATGTGATTGCAAGTATCGGTGGTTTTATCCTTGGCATGTCCACGATTCCTTTTTTGCTCAATATGATTGCGTCCTGGATTAACGGCGATCGCGCTCCCGCAAATCCCTGGCGGGCGATCGGTTTGGAATGGCTTGTACCTTCTCCCCCGGAACACGAAAATTTCGAGGAGTTGCCCATCGTCATCGCGGAACCCTATGGCTACGGGAAATCGGAACCCCTCACGGAAAATCTGGGGGGTTAA